In Streptomyces sp. NBC_00414, a single window of DNA contains:
- a CDS encoding ABC transporter permease, translating to MPPGPHLSGGGRAPEDGAIAATGMGGAMDLATEEGASLQKSPGGPDGTGPQDRPRSLWSDAWRDLRRNPVFIISGLIILFLLVISLWPSVIASGNPLKCDLAKSQEGSQPGHPFGYNGQGCDVYTRTVYGARVSVTVGVCATLGVAILGSVLGGLAGFFGGVWDAILSRITDIFFAIPVVLGGLVLLSVVTSSTVWPVIGFMVLLGWPQISRIARGSVITTKQNDYVQAARALGASNSRMLLRHITPNAIAPVIVVATIALGTYISLEATLSYLGVGLKPPTVSWGIDISSASQYIRTAPHALLWPAGALAVTVLAFIMLGDAVRDALDPKLR from the coding sequence ATGCCGCCCGGGCCGCACCTGTCGGGAGGCGGCCGCGCCCCCGAGGACGGCGCCATCGCCGCGACCGGCATGGGCGGCGCGATGGACCTCGCCACGGAGGAGGGCGCCTCCCTGCAGAAGTCCCCGGGAGGACCCGACGGCACGGGCCCGCAGGACCGGCCCCGGTCCCTGTGGTCCGACGCCTGGCGCGACCTGCGGCGCAACCCCGTCTTCATCATCTCGGGGCTGATCATTCTCTTCCTGCTGGTCATCTCCCTTTGGCCCTCGGTGATCGCCTCCGGCAACCCCCTCAAGTGCGACCTCGCCAAGTCCCAGGAGGGCTCCCAGCCGGGGCACCCCTTCGGCTACAACGGCCAGGGCTGCGACGTCTACACCCGCACGGTGTACGGGGCCAGGGTCTCCGTCACCGTCGGCGTCTGCGCCACGCTCGGGGTGGCGATCCTCGGCTCGGTGCTCGGCGGGCTCGCCGGGTTCTTCGGCGGGGTGTGGGACGCGATCCTCTCCCGTATCACCGACATCTTCTTCGCGATCCCCGTCGTCCTCGGCGGTCTGGTGCTGCTGTCCGTGGTCACCAGCTCCACGGTCTGGCCGGTGATCGGATTCATGGTGCTGCTCGGCTGGCCGCAGATCTCCCGCATCGCCCGCGGGTCGGTCATCACCACCAAGCAGAACGACTACGTGCAGGCCGCCCGCGCGCTCGGCGCCTCCAACTCCCGGATGCTGCTGCGGCACATCACGCCCAACGCGATCGCCCCGGTCATCGTCGTGGCGACCATCGCGCTGGGGACGTACATCTCGCTGGAGGCGACCCTCTCGTACCTCGGCGTCGGGCTGAAGCCGCCCACGGTGAGCTGGGGCATCGACATCTCCTCGGCCTCCCAGTACATCCGCACCGCGCCGCACGCGCTGCTCTGGCCGGCCGGGGCGCTCGCCGTCACCGTCCTCGCGTTCATCATGCTCGGCGACGCGGTGCGCGACGCCCTCGACCCGAAGCTGAGGTGA
- a CDS encoding ABC transporter permease — translation MGRYVIRRLLQMIPVFIGATLLIFLMVNVMGDPIAGLCGDRQCDPATATQLRKEFGLDKPVWQQYATYMGNVFTGDFGTAFNGQEVTELMSTAFPVTIRLTVVAIVFEVVIGIALGVITGLRRGRPVDTGVLLITLVVISVPTFVTGLLLQLLLGVKWGWISPSVSSDAPFDELIVPGLVLASVSLAYVTRLTRTSIAENRRADYVRTAVAKGLPRRRVITRHLLRNSLIPVVTFIGTDIGALMGGAIVTERIFNIHGVGFQLYQGILRQNTQTVVGFVTVLVLVFLVANLLVDLLYAVLDPRIRYA, via the coding sequence ATGGGACGGTATGTGATCCGGCGTCTGCTGCAGATGATCCCGGTCTTCATCGGCGCCACCCTGTTGATCTTCCTGATGGTGAACGTGATGGGCGACCCCATCGCGGGCCTGTGCGGCGACCGGCAGTGCGACCCCGCCACGGCGACCCAGCTGCGTAAGGAGTTCGGCTTGGACAAGCCCGTGTGGCAGCAGTACGCGACCTACATGGGCAACGTCTTCACCGGCGACTTCGGCACCGCGTTCAACGGGCAGGAGGTCACCGAGCTGATGTCGACCGCCTTCCCGGTCACCATCCGGCTCACCGTCGTCGCGATCGTCTTCGAGGTCGTCATCGGCATCGCGCTGGGCGTGATCACCGGACTGCGCCGCGGCCGGCCCGTCGACACCGGCGTCCTGCTGATCACCCTCGTCGTCATCTCGGTGCCGACCTTCGTCACCGGCCTGCTGCTCCAGCTGCTGCTCGGCGTCAAGTGGGGCTGGATCAGCCCGTCCGTCTCCTCGGACGCACCCTTCGACGAGCTGATCGTGCCCGGCCTGGTCCTCGCGTCCGTCTCCCTCGCCTATGTGACCCGGCTGACCCGGACGTCCATCGCCGAGAACCGGCGTGCCGACTACGTCCGTACGGCCGTCGCCAAGGGACTGCCCCGGCGCCGGGTCATCACCCGGCACCTGCTGCGCAACTCCCTCATCCCGGTGGTCACCTTCATCGGCACCGACATCGGCGCGCTGATGGGCGGCGCGATCGTCACCGAGCGGATCTTCAACATCCACGGCGTCGGCTTCCAGCTCTACCAGGGGATCCTGCGCCAGAACACCCAGACCGTCGTCGGCTTCGTGACCGTCCTCGTCCTCGTCTTCCTGGTGGCCAACCTGCTGGTCGACCTCCTGTACGCCGTACTCGACCCGAGGATCCGCTATGCCTGA
- a CDS encoding peptide ABC transporter substrate-binding protein produces MRGATHARWAVCATAAALAATACGGGGDGGDSGGGGDGSGVLSSSWGDPQNPLEPANTNEVQGGKVLDMLFRGLKRYDAETGKANDMLAEKIETSDSQNFTVTVKSGWTFSNGEAVSAKSFVDAWNYGASLKNNQKNAYFFGYIDGYDKVHPEDGGKQTADTLSGLKVTGDNTFTVKLNQKFSTFPDTLGYAAFAPLPKAFFDDHATWLKKPVGNGPYTIDSYAKGSVMKMRKWDKYPGEDKAENGGVDLKVYTDNNTAYTDLMAGNLDLVDDVPAAQLKNAKSDLGDRYINTPAGIIQTLAFPFYDKNWDKDGMEKVRTGLSMAINRKQITETIFQKTRTPATDWTSPVLGEAGGFKEGLCGDACEYDPAKAKKMIADGGGLPGGQVKISYNADTGSHKEWVDAVCNSVNNALGNDKACVGNPVGTFADFRNQITQSKMSGPFRAGWQMDYPLIQNFLQPLYYTNASSNDGKWTSKEFDDLVDKANAETDQPKAISLFQQAEEVLRDDMGAIPLWYQNGSAGYSDRISNVALNPFSLPVYNEIKVS; encoded by the coding sequence ATGCGTGGAGCCACACACGCCCGATGGGCCGTATGCGCGACGGCGGCAGCCCTCGCGGCGACGGCCTGTGGGGGAGGCGGGGACGGGGGCGACAGCGGCGGCGGTGGCGACGGCTCCGGGGTCCTCAGTTCGTCGTGGGGCGACCCGCAGAACCCCCTGGAGCCCGCCAACACCAACGAGGTGCAGGGCGGCAAGGTCCTCGACATGCTCTTCCGCGGTCTCAAGCGCTACGACGCCGAGACCGGCAAGGCCAACGACATGCTGGCCGAGAAGATCGAGACCTCGGACTCGCAGAACTTCACCGTCACCGTCAAGAGCGGCTGGACGTTCAGCAACGGCGAGGCCGTCAGCGCCAAGTCGTTCGTGGACGCCTGGAACTACGGCGCCAGCCTCAAGAACAACCAGAAGAACGCGTACTTCTTCGGGTACATCGACGGCTACGACAAGGTCCACCCGGAGGACGGCGGCAAGCAGACGGCCGACACCCTGAGCGGGCTCAAGGTCACCGGTGACAACACCTTCACCGTCAAGCTCAACCAGAAGTTCTCGACCTTCCCCGACACCCTCGGCTACGCCGCCTTCGCGCCGCTGCCCAAGGCGTTCTTCGACGACCACGCCACCTGGCTGAAGAAGCCGGTCGGCAACGGCCCGTACACGATCGACTCGTACGCCAAGGGCTCCGTGATGAAGATGCGCAAGTGGGACAAGTACCCGGGGGAGGACAAGGCCGAGAACGGCGGGGTGGACCTCAAGGTCTACACCGACAACAACACCGCCTACACGGACCTGATGGCCGGCAACCTCGACCTCGTCGACGACGTGCCCGCCGCCCAGCTCAAGAACGCCAAGAGCGACCTCGGCGACCGGTACATCAACACGCCCGCCGGCATCATCCAGACCCTCGCCTTCCCGTTCTACGACAAGAACTGGGACAAGGACGGGATGGAGAAGGTCCGCACCGGGCTGTCCATGGCGATCAACCGCAAGCAGATCACCGAGACGATCTTCCAGAAGACGCGTACCCCCGCCACCGACTGGACCTCGCCCGTCCTCGGCGAGGCCGGCGGCTTCAAGGAGGGCCTGTGCGGTGACGCCTGCGAGTACGACCCCGCCAAGGCCAAGAAGATGATCGCGGACGGCGGCGGGCTGCCCGGCGGCCAGGTCAAGATCTCGTACAACGCGGACACCGGCTCCCACAAGGAGTGGGTGGACGCCGTCTGCAACTCCGTCAACAACGCGCTCGGCAACGACAAGGCCTGCGTGGGCAACCCGGTCGGCACCTTCGCCGACTTCCGCAACCAGATCACCCAGTCCAAGATGTCCGGCCCCTTCCGGGCGGGCTGGCAGATGGACTACCCGCTGATCCAGAACTTCCTGCAGCCGCTGTACTACACCAACGCCTCGTCCAACGACGGCAAGTGGACCAGCAAGGAGTTCGACGACCTCGTCGACAAGGCCAACGCGGAGACCGACCAGCCCAAGGCCATCAGCCTGTTCCAGCAGGCCGAGGAGGTCCTGCGGGACGACATGGGCGCCATTCCGCTCTGGTACCAGAACGGCAGCGCCGGCTACTCGGACCGGATCTCGAACGTGGCGCTGAACCCGTTCAGCCTGCCCGTCTACAACGAGATCAAGGTCAGCTGA
- a CDS encoding Uma2 family endonuclease: MDYAKMRAITEELTGFAEHLEGAWNVEIGPSGPFLAMMSPSKRHEGTVRRIRNQLNEQLPATHPGYVYENGPEIEHPPIGRMRRPDAVVIPEDVPDEEGLAVDATRVPAVVEIVSPSNPDNDYTEKLADYPAMGIGHHMIVDPRTGTIEVHSAPCKGRYQDKNAYIFGDSVPFSAWKVETGDFRRYGRAGDGVS, encoded by the coding sequence ATGGACTACGCGAAGATGCGCGCGATCACCGAGGAGCTCACGGGGTTCGCCGAGCACCTTGAGGGGGCGTGGAACGTGGAGATCGGGCCCTCGGGCCCCTTCCTCGCCATGATGAGCCCGTCCAAGCGTCACGAGGGGACAGTGCGCCGCATCCGCAACCAGCTCAACGAACAGCTTCCCGCCACCCACCCCGGCTACGTGTACGAGAACGGCCCCGAGATCGAGCACCCGCCGATCGGACGCATGCGGCGTCCGGACGCCGTCGTCATCCCCGAGGACGTCCCCGACGAGGAGGGGCTCGCCGTCGACGCCACACGCGTGCCGGCCGTGGTCGAGATCGTCTCGCCGTCCAACCCGGACAACGACTACACGGAGAAGCTGGCCGACTATCCGGCGATGGGCATCGGCCACCACATGATCGTCGACCCTCGCACGGGGACGATCGAGGTGCACTCCGCCCCCTGCAAGGGCCGGTACCAGGACAAGAACGCGTACATCTTCGGGGACTCGGTGCCGTTCAGCGCCTGGAAGGTGGAGACCGGGGACTTCCGCCGCTATGGCAGGGCCGGGGACGGCGTGAGCTGA
- a CDS encoding VOC family protein, with protein MTRTPARNPAIHSITFDCTGDPYDLGLFWSELLGRPLADDDKPGDPEALISDPDGGPRLLFVRVPEGKTAKNRIHFDLRPTGRTRAAEVERALALGARLIADHTRPDGGGWFLLADPEGNEFCVERGESD; from the coding sequence ATGACCCGAACCCCCGCACGGAACCCCGCCATCCACAGCATCACCTTCGACTGCACGGGCGATCCCTACGATCTCGGCCTGTTCTGGAGCGAGTTGCTGGGCCGGCCATTGGCCGACGACGACAAGCCGGGTGACCCGGAGGCGCTGATCTCGGACCCCGACGGAGGCCCGCGCCTGCTCTTCGTCCGGGTCCCGGAGGGCAAGACGGCCAAGAACCGCATCCACTTCGACCTGCGGCCGACGGGCCGCACCCGGGCGGCGGAGGTCGAACGGGCGCTCGCCCTCGGCGCACGCCTGATCGCGGACCACACGCGCCCGGACGGCGGCGGCTGGTTCCTCCTGGCGGACCCGGAGGGCAACGAGTTCTGCGTGGAACGGGGCGAGTCCGACTGA
- a CDS encoding ABC transporter ATP-binding protein has protein sequence MSDNLTLPAQQGPADSAKEALLKVEGLTKHFPIYGGFPIKRKVGAVQAVDGVDLTVGVGESVGLVGESGCGKSTTGRLITRLLEPTAGKITYAGQDISHASRRQMAPVRSEIQMIFQDPYSSLNPRQTVGTIIKSPMEVNGIKPAGGVEKRVRELLELVGLNPEHYNRFPHEFSGGQRQRIGVARALALNPKLIVADEPVSALDVSIQAQVVNLLQKVQEEMGIAFLFIAHDLAIVRHFSQRLAVMYLGKVVEVGDRDSIYNRPRHPYTHALLSAVPEVALDDEPQERERIRLSGDVPSPIHPPSGCRFRTRCWKAQDKCATSEPPLVQISGNREGHLTACHFPEDPTTEARAEDIVLDPALRALEDGATGA, from the coding sequence ATGAGCGACAACCTCACCCTCCCAGCACAGCAGGGTCCGGCCGATTCGGCGAAGGAGGCGCTTCTCAAGGTCGAGGGCCTGACGAAACACTTCCCCATATACGGCGGCTTCCCGATCAAACGCAAGGTCGGGGCCGTACAGGCCGTCGACGGGGTCGACCTGACCGTCGGAGTCGGCGAGAGCGTCGGCCTGGTCGGCGAGTCCGGCTGCGGCAAGTCGACGACCGGCCGGCTCATCACCCGGCTCCTGGAGCCGACGGCCGGCAAGATCACCTACGCGGGCCAGGACATCTCGCACGCCTCGCGCCGGCAGATGGCGCCCGTGCGGTCCGAGATCCAGATGATCTTCCAGGACCCGTACTCCTCGCTGAACCCGCGGCAGACCGTCGGCACCATCATCAAGTCGCCGATGGAGGTCAACGGGATCAAGCCCGCGGGCGGCGTCGAGAAGCGCGTGCGTGAACTGCTGGAGCTCGTCGGTCTCAACCCCGAGCACTACAACCGCTTCCCGCACGAGTTCTCCGGCGGCCAGCGCCAGCGCATCGGCGTGGCCCGCGCGCTGGCCCTGAACCCGAAGCTGATCGTGGCGGACGAGCCGGTGTCGGCCCTGGACGTGTCGATCCAGGCGCAGGTTGTCAACCTGCTGCAGAAGGTCCAGGAAGAGATGGGCATCGCCTTCCTCTTCATCGCCCACGACCTGGCGATCGTCCGGCACTTCTCGCAGCGCCTCGCGGTGATGTACCTGGGCAAGGTGGTGGAGGTCGGCGACCGCGACTCCATCTACAACCGGCCCCGGCACCCGTACACCCACGCCCTGCTGTCGGCCGTCCCCGAGGTCGCGCTCGACGACGAGCCCCAGGAGCGGGAGCGGATCCGGCTCTCCGGCGACGTTCCCTCGCCGATCCACCCGCCGTCCGGCTGCCGCTTCCGCACCCGCTGCTGGAAGGCGCAGGACAAGTGCGCGACGTCCGAGCCGCCGCTGGTCCAGATCTCCGGGAACCGTGAGGGCCACCTGACGGCGTGCCACTTCCCGGAGGACCCGACGACCGAGGCCCGCGCCGAGGACATCGTCCTCGACCCGGCGCTGAGGGCGCTGGAGGACGGGGCGACGGGCGCGTAG